The Thamnophis elegans isolate rThaEle1 chromosome Z, rThaEle1.pri, whole genome shotgun sequence genome contains a region encoding:
- the LOC116520449 gene encoding RING finger protein 227-like translates to MSAVEEEVESEGTSELECGICCMPYDRCGRAPRRLGGARGSWKPSRCRHVICSACVCQLAREGWWEEVTCPYCRAVTSLRERGNLLAAGVRRSSGGWRRRLVLPPIDAELWQRVVLREREPEQAARVERLAGDDEEEEEQESGEDVQWRPWRTLKRLLKGGGQAHARDGRGRARGGSGPTWRRRQPINPYGSETKDLALVTCYVI, encoded by the exons atGTCGGCGGTGGAAGAGGAGGTCGAGAGCGAAGGGACGTCGGAGCTGGAGTGCGGCATCTGCTGCATGCCTTACGACCGCTGCGGCCGCGCGCCTCGGCGGCTGGGCGGCGCGCGCGGCTCCTGGAAGCCCTCGCGCTGCCGCCACGTGATCTGCAGCGCCTGCGTCTGCCAGCTGGCGCGCGAGGGCTGGTGGGAGGAGGTCACGTGCCCCTACTGCCGGGCCGTCACCTCCCTCCGCGAGCGCGGCAACCTGCTGGCGGCCGGCGTCAGGCGGAGCAGCGGCGGCTGGCGGCGCCGCCTGGTCCTGCCGCCCATCGACGCCGAGCTCTGGCAGAGGGTCGTGCTCCGGGAGCGGGAACCGGAGCAGGCCGCCCGCGTGGAGCGCTTAGCCGGCgacgacgaggaggaggaggagcaagagaGCGGCGAGGACGTGCAATGGCGCCCCTGGCGGACGCTGAAGAGACTCCTCAAGGGAGGTGGCCAAGCGCATGCGCGGGATGGGAGAGGGCGGGCCCGCGGCGGCTCCGGCCCCACGTGGCGGAGGCGGCAACCAATCAACC CCTACGGTTCTGAGACGAAGGACCTGGCCCTCGTGACTTGCTACGTCATCTGA